Genomic window (Alligator mississippiensis isolate rAllMis1 chromosome 7, rAllMis1, whole genome shotgun sequence):
GAGGAATGACGATATCTATCTAGTTCATGATTTTACccattgcttttaaaataatagaatatTTTTTGAGCTGCTTACTTGTTCAGAAAACAGTGACCATGGGAAATCCTACTAATGTCATACCCCTAGGGAGATGCACATAAATATTTACTTCCACCTTGACAGATGAACAAAGGCTCCACTTGCAGTCTGCAAAGATGTTCCACGTAGACGAATGGATTTTTTGGTTCTTGAGGTCTGAAGAAATTCAAGCTGAAGAAGAAAATACCCCAACATCTGTGTAAGTACACTTACATTCTGCCTagtgtttttctcctttccacTTCTGGATCTTTTAATTGCATTTCTACGGATTTTAAAAGGGTCTGATCTGGCCCAAAAAAGGCATGTCACATTATTTCTGGAGTTGCCTTTACTTCAAACTGGTATAACAAATCTAACGTTTTGTAAATAGAGGTATgaaaaaacagaattttctaTTGTAAAAAGGGATTTTACCatcccttttgttttgtttctttggggttttttgatcTGCAGCTCATAGAAGTATACCAAAACCTTTGCAAAATGAGCTTACTTCCAAATGattatttttagaaagaaaacCCCTCCGACTCTTAAAATAAGTGTTCTTCCTCTCTTGGAATATAGTTctcttccctgcagcctctgtcaTGACTGAAGCTAGTGATGCATGTGTAATTTAGCTTTAAATTAAGGAGGGAAATTCTGTCAGTGTGCTTTCAGCCTCCTGGAGCGCAGTTCAAGTCGCAAAGCCTGCCTGAGAAACTGAGTAAATTTGCATCTACTGAGATCTGTCCTGCCATGGGAATGCTGCTCCCAGGGACCAGACTAGATTAAAGACACCACAGATCTCCCTACATGGAAACTGAAGTGTACTGATTCTCTTTCCGTTTCGGATCAGAAATTATGAAAGCCCCTGGAGCAAGCTCAAAACCATTTCCATGACAACTTTCCATATTCCCTTAATTTGGCAAAATAGCTTTTAAACAGAAGTGTTCTGGCCTTCTCTGATTTTTAACAGTAGGTGTCAGCATCATGAAACCCCTCAGAGCTACAAATGTGGTTTGTGTGCTGAGAGACAACTGTGAGACTTGCTGGTTATGTTGCTAGATGCATGAGTTCATGCCCTCTCAGCGTCTGCCAATAGCTGTCTCCAGCCCACACAACTCTAAGTGGGTATCTGCTCCTGTtggttggggagggaagagggaaggagatcGAAGGTGGCAAGGTGGTTTTCCAGTCATAAAATTGCACCGTATGCTGTTACCTGATAATGCAGGGGTGTCTTTAATCACAATATCCCAAAAGGATGCCAGGCTTGGGTACGCTTTTGACTACAGTATAAGGCATTTTCTTGAAATATTGTGAGAGGTAAGGACTTCTTAAGATGCAGTCCTTTAATGGACCAACTACATCATtcgtagggctgtgcaaaacagcactgttccagtCCAACTTCAGTTTCATGGTCTGGATGGAACGGTGTTTTGTATCGAATTTCATTTCGactcaaaacagcctcactgtttcgctTTGCTGAAATAATGAGGCTGTTTTGACGCTTCGCCcaaccatggggctggggaaagaaactcagccccagccccaaaatCAGACTggggaaactcagcccagctgggctgacttcccacctccTGCTGGATCAtgtgccagggatgggaagtcagcccagctggacggACATCCTATCCCCAGAcctatggtcaaaatgtttcaatttctGAAACATGTTTCAGCCTcctttttgttttgaggctgttttgacaccctttgtttcactttgattttgctgttttgaccttgaaatgagttgaaacagtgtcaaaatgaaatgtccAGCAacatttcacatagccctaatagtTTGGATAGAGTTAGGCGAGCTTTTGAATGAAAGCCATTCTTCATCTGGTGCTTACATTTTTCCACGTTTTTtagggaaggaaagaaagtaaaaaaaaaaaaggacagagaaATAGAAAAGGAAGAATAGCAGATGCATGAGATATTTTTGAGCAAAATGAAAACTCAATTTTATTCCCCATTTATTTGGATAATACTTATACAGAAATGATAACTTTACAAGcagttaagaaaagaaaagaaaagaaaagaaaagaaaagaaaagaaaattagtcTCACTGGTGTTCCGCACCCCTTGTTTGATTCTCTCCTGATGTCTTTGTTTGATTCCTATTTCCTTTCTTCTAGATGACAAAGGAAAGAATGCCAGAAGGAAACCACTCTGCACTGAGTGAATTCATTCTGCTGGGGTTCTCCAACTTTCCACATCTTCAGCACTTACTTTTTTCTGTGTTCTTTTCTACTTATTTGTTCACCTTAGCTGGAAACCTTCTCATCATTTTCCTTACCCATGTGGATGCTGCCTTGCagacccccatgtatttcttcctcagGAACCTGTCCTTCCTGGAGATCTGCTACACAACTGTGAACATCCCTAACATGTTGGCCAGTCTCCGTACAGGGGACAAAAGAATATCTTTCTTTGGCTGTGCTACACAAAcctatttctccttttcttttggaGGGTCAGAGTGTTTTCTCCTGGCCTCCATGGCTTATGATCGTTATGTTGCTATCTGCAATCCCCTGCATTATTTTGTACTTCTGAACAAGAAGACTTGCAATACACtggctgcagggtcctggctcaGTGGGATACTCATATGCTTTGGTCTCACAAGCATGGTATTTACTTTACCCTTCTGCAGATCCAATGTCATCAATCATTACTACTGTGACATCCCCCCACTGCTGAAGCTGGCCTGTGTGGACACTTCCCTCATCGAGTTTTGTATATTCATGTTGGCTTTGATTTTTATTGCCTTCCCCTTTGTGCTGATCTTCCTGTCATATGTACGTATTGTCTCCGCTATCCTGAAGATTGCCTCAACTGAGGGCAGaaagaaagccttctccacctgctcctCTCACCTTATTGTGGTTATATTATTCTATGTCTCTGGCTGTGTTATATATCTGAAGCCCAAAGCAGACTACTCTCCAGATACAAACAAGTTTCTTTCTTTGTTATACACGTTCCTGACACCCATATTAAATCCTATCATTTATACTTTGAGAAATAAAGAGGTGAAAGGTGCCTTCTGGAGACTTCTTGGGAAAAGGAGGTTGGCTTGCATAAAGGAAGTGCTTCCTTGTCATTGCCTCTAGCTCAGTTGTTCCTCTCTAGGTAGGGAATACATTCATGGAGGTCCAGCCTTTGATCTGATGCAGATGCTGATCATTCGTCATGAGAGTTATGCAATTCCAAAATTGGTGGAATTATGTTGGTGTAACCTTCCAGTGACACTAGCATCTGCTGAAAAAGGGTGGAATCCTTCCAAAAAAACTCAATATTGTTGTCCCCAGTCTTGAGCTCCAACAACAGTGTCTACCATGGGGAGAGTGTTGTGGATATTCTTAGAATGATtcttttaaaaattctgtttGCACAAGCATCTTTGTGACTCTTATACAGATAATGCAACCTTGGCATCGACCCACTGCTATGCCGCCACAAGAATGATGATAAACATAATGACAATAAATTAAGGAAGctaacatttattttttgttgtatGATTTGTTCTCATGCTGAGAGTTTGGCTAGTGGGGAGGGCCAACATGCATTCGCACGACCAGTACATTATGATCGTACCACCCAGGGACCTGCGGGAGTCAGCAGATCCCAGGAGATCAGGAGGTAAAAAACAGCGGAATTGGGTACCTTAGCAGAGAAATTTCGACAAGGGCCAGAAGAGGGACTGAAAGCATGGATATAAGGGTACTTGATGAAGGTGGTGCACATGTAAGTGTCACTGTAGCTGAATTGAAGGCATTAGGAAATCTGACAAGAGACACTTTATACAATGCTACAATGCATACTGCACATGTCCCAGCGGGCACCCATGCTTCACTATGAGATTGTTGTATAGAATGATGGATGGACAGGTGGCCAGAGAGGGGAGATTATGATGGTCTTGGAGGACTGTGGAGGAGGGACTGGGGATTTTGTGGGAAGAAGCAATGCAGAATTGGATGTATGGGGGGAGGTAGGGAATGGTCCAGAGAATATGCCTTTTACATCTCAGATTAAGAATTTGTTAATCAATACTTCTCCCTCCCATCTGCATACCCACGTATCCCTCCTATTGGCAGAACGACAGGGGAAAACGGTCGGGGACATAGCTGCTAAATTGTTAGAGAATACTCCTCGTGTGGAGGCTGGGGGTTCACAAATGCAGGCGGTTCAGAAGCAAACAGACAAGGAACAGGGAGGGAATAAAAAGCTGTTAACTTGATGGGATTTATGGATCTGGCTCATAAGCCACGGGGTGCCCAAGGAAGAAATTGATGGGCAAACCATGAAGGTTTGGTGCAGAGCTATCAGCTTTTAAGCAGACAGCAAGGTCATGCGGAGGCAGTCCAACCCTCAGCCGCCCCCGGTATACCCTGATTTGAAGCAGTTTCATACTCCCCAGCCAAAATGACATGATGGCCAAGGTCCGTCCTGCCGGAGTGTGAGCCTCCCCTGGAGGGGGGACTGGAGGCCATATGCCCAAGTGATGGTGGAATGGCCGGCTGGAGGAGTTCAAACTTTTCTAGGACTACTAGATACTGGCTCTGAGATTACCATTATACCGGGAGACCTGACTAACTTGAAAGGGGAAAAGATGCTCTTAGGAGGATATGGAAATGCATCTGTGACTGGGTGTCTGGTGACTGAATATATTACTGTGTGACCTACCAAACACAGATTAATGCAGGTAGTGGTATTGCCTATTCCTGAATGTATTTTAGGGATTGATGTTCTAGGGGAATGGGAAAATATCTGGGTAGGCACTCCGAACAATGTCAGACACTTATTGGTGGGTCGTGCTAAGTGGGAACCCCTGGAACTACCAATTCCCCACCAAATTGTTAATCTTAAACTATATCGAATTCCAGGTGGGAAGGAAGACATTACCAAGACGATCAAAGACTTGCAGGAGGTGGATGTACTGGTACCCGTTAACTCGCCATTCAATTCTCCTGTCTGGCCAGTTTACAAACCTGATGGGTCATGGAGATTGACGGTAGATTATTGGGAACTTAACAAAGTAGTAGACCCGATTTCAGCTGCTGTACCAGATATGGTTTCTATGTTAGAGGATATTAGTGCCACCTTTTATGAATGGTACGCTGTGATTGACTTGTGATTGACTTTTTCTCTATCCCTCTGCATGCAGATCATCAGACTCAGTTTGCCTTTACTTGGGAGGGACAACAATACACTTTCACCGTGCTTCCACAAGGGTATTGAAACTCCCCTGCTTATTGTCACAATATGGTCAGACGTGATTTAAGTGGAACTTCTTTGCCTGAAGGAGTGTTAGCCAAACATTATATTGATGATGTAATGCTAACAGGCAGTGCCCTGAATCCTGTGGCCGAAGCTCTGGAATGTGTAGTGAAACATATGCGGGAGAGGGGGTGGGAGATAAATCCACAGAAAATTCAAGGTCCTGCCCAAAATGTAAAATTTCTGGGAGTTCAGTGGTCAGGACCTACTAGAGATATTCCACAGAAAATAAAGGATAAACTActccctctccccaaccctaCTACCAAAAAAGAAGCACAAAGTCTGATCGGCCTTTTTGGATTCTAGCGCACCCACATACCTCACCTTGGGATATTGATGCAGCCCCTGTATAAAGTAACACGTAAAGCTGCTGCTTTTGAATGGGAAGAAGAACAACACCAGGCCTTCAATGATGTAAAAGCAGCTGTACAGACTGCTCTGTCCCTGGGCCCCTATTCAGGGTCTGACCCTATTACGTTAGAAGTGTCAGTATAACAAGATCATGCATCATGGAGTTTGTGGCAGACTGCCATAGGGACATATCAGAAGCACCCATTAGGCTTTTGGACTCGGAAATTACCTGACGCAGCCAGTAACTATACCCTTTTTGAACAGCAGTTGCTGCCTTGCTATTGGGCATTGGTCGATACGGAATGAATAACTGAGGGGCATGAGATTCGTATTAGACCAGAAATTCCCATAATGCTGTGGGTCATGCAGGACTCCATCTCCAACAAAATAGGGAGAGCCCAAGAGTCCTCCATGATCAAATGGAACTAATACATACAAGAGTGTGCAAAGCCCGGCCCCCACAGTGTAAGCAAACTTCATGAAGAAACAACTACCCTGCCGACACCAGTGGAAGGTGGACCAGATTTGTTACCCGTTGCGACCTTGCCCCCCGCACTTGCCTCATGGGCCCCTCGCTACGATGATCTGCTGCCTGACCAAAAGAAGGCTGCCTGGTTTACAGACAAGGGTCCTACTTGCATATGGACTGTGGCTGCCATTAACCCTGTGACTGGCCACCAACACAAGGATACCGGAACAGGGGTGTCCTCCCAATGGGCTGAGTTGAGAGCTCTTATGCTAGTGGTAGATTATGAGACCGAATGGCAAAGCCCAGCAGTTTAGATCTATATTGATTCCTGGGCAGTGGCGAATGGTTTGGCAGTATGGTCTGGTGCCTGGAAAGCCTCAGACTGGAAAATCAAAGGAAAAGACTTATTGGGCCAGGACCTGTGGAAACAACTGGCCGTAAAACCTGCAGTAATAGAAATTTATGTTGGTCACGTGGATGCCCACCAACCCATCAACACTGGAAATCCTGAACATGAATGAAACAACCATGCGGATGCTTTGACCCGGCCAGCATTGGAGTGTCAGACCGACTCTTTAGCTGACTGGATACATCAGCAATCAGGACACGCGGGGAGGGACTCGCCCTATGCATGGGCGGTCGCACGTGACTTGCCCATAATGCAGAGTGAAACTCCATCAGCAGCAGTGCTGTGTCCGCAATGTCAATTGGCACGGAAGTCCTTGAACGAATGGCTAGGCCATATCCCTAGAGGGCATGGACCAGCTGAGAAATGGCAAGTTGACTATATCGGGCCACTGCCAGCAATAAATCATTATCGCTATGCTTTGACAGCCATTGACACTTTCTCCGGATATGGAATTGCTGTACCAGTCCGGAAGGCAGATGCCTCATCCACCATCCGTGTATTGGAGGCACATCTTATCCATATTCACGGCATAGCCTGTGAGATTTCCTCCAATCAAGGTAGACACTTCACTGCATTGCTTACTCAGCAATGGGCAGCTGGACTCGGCATTTCTTGGACATTTCAtgtgccgtaccacccgcaggcAATAGGCCTCATTAAGAGATGGAATGGTCAACTGAAACAACTACTGACCAAAACATTGGGCCCAATCCTACCGGGGTGGCCCTCTCACCTGCCTAAAACAGTGGCTACCCTTAATAATAGAGAACTTGTCAGAGGACAATCACCTATCGATAGGATGCTTGGATGCGGGAAgtaaggggtggaggagggagcaaTGGGAGAGACAATGCTTCCATTAACCATAAAACCAATACAGAACTATAAACCATTTTTTCTTCCCGCCCCAATGACTGTTGGCTCAGTGGGTATGGATTTAGCAGCACCTGAAGCAGGTACATTGGATGTGGGACAGACGGCAGTAGTACCTTTGAATTGGTCTGTGGATTTACCTCCTGGCTGGTTTGGGCAAATACAATCTCGGTTGGGACTTGCAGCTCGAGGGGTAGTGACCAAGAGAGGTGTGATTGACCCAGACTACTGGGAGGAAGTGAAGGTCATACTGCAGAATCGGGGAAAAAGGGGATTGAATAGCCCAACTATTGCTTCTACCTGCTCCCCTTGTGTCTGTTAATGGTCAGATATAAAGTTCTTCAAAGGTGCGGCATCAGGATAGCTCTGAGTCTACGGGGCAACGGGTGTGGGTAACCCAACCTGGGAAGGATACTATACTCACTGAACTCATAGCCGAAGGAGAAGGTAATACTTATTGGGTAGCACCTAGGGGTGGGAATCATTACCATTTGAGACCTAGGGACCAATTGAAAGCAAGGGGATTATAACCCTTAGCACTCAATCCAGATGTCGGCCCAGTGAGACATTGAAAACATGTTGGGTGGGCTGCTTGGCTAGTGGCTACCTTCTCCAGACTGACAACATTAATTGGACTGGTACATGCTATATGGCAGAGCCTCTTTGGAAGAAACCTGTTTTTGCTATGCATCACTTTAACATTGTCATGTACTGTTTTGTGTGTTTGTCTTGCTTGTATCTCTGCAGAGACACAGTCTTTGCAGCTACCTACCAATACCACGGGGGATGGGTAGGTGCAACTCGAAACAGCATTTCCGGCAATTATACATATCCCCCTGATTTGCGGTCCTGtctctttttaaatttaagtGTTGATAGCACCTCATGTAAGATAGGACCATCACCTGGGAAAGGGTGGAAGACTTTGTATTGTAATGAGACGATTAGAGTAAACTTTTCCTTTgctattgcccccccccccgccattaaCTGTACCACAATCAAGCAACTATGGCTGACAAAGAGAGAGGTTCAGCAGAGCCTGAAAAACTTATCCGGAAGTTGGGAGAGTGGATTCATGAGTAAAATCCCAATGACCCAAGTTTCTCCAAACTCCACCCTGATTTGTTATAATACAGGGAGGGGATGGTGGGTTCAACTGCTTGACGTTAGGCACCAACCTAGAGTGCCCACCTGGAAACCCCACATAGCTAGGGTTAGGTCAACCTGTCACACCATGTGGCAAGGACCTCGCATCCATCATGTTCAATATACCATCAATATAACCAGAGTAGATCTTCGAAAATCAAAAAAGGAATGTGCCCCCTGGTTGGAACATACATTGCGAGTTAAGAGAGACATAAGTGATACTATCCTAGGGCGAattggagcaggcacaggggtggTCAATAGCTTTGACATTGAAACCCTAGCAAATAAATTGAGTAAATTGGGCTCACTTGATGGACAGGCCCTAAAATTAATAGGCTCCTGGGGACCCTTATTGCCTTGGTTGACCGGGACGCATTTAGTTGGTACTTATCATCTTTGGCAATGGGTTAACCAGACCACTCTTGAAATAACTGGCATCTTGAAGAAGCAATCCACCTTTCAGAATGCCACCTTGTGTATGCTTTGGCAATTTCAGGCATATCAGCAATATCATAATTTAAGAGCTGTCATACAAGGATCCTCAGGGTCAGAATGGCGAAAGGCCCTGGGGATACAGTTTgaggggtggctgcaacccctccCTCAGTACACCCAGTGCAATACCTCAGCTTGCACCATAGAGTTTAAACTAGCCATTAATCAGACCTGACCTGCCATGTAGTGTGAAATGCAGATATTCCCCCAGCTGTTTGGAGATCAATGGTGGGTCCCCACATTTGAGGGTTCCCACATTGATTTAATGAATAGGACTCATCGCATAGATGATTGTGAGAATTGGCCAGAGGGATGGGTGTGCCCGTCTCGTAACCATTTGTATGAGCCATGCACCTACAGTCATGACCCAAGTCATTGTAGGTGGGAACGCTGGTGGTTACAAGAGACCCTCACATATGACTTAAGGAATGGGACAGCTTGTGTGTTTTCTCCTAACCCGATTCAGTGGAATGGGGACAAGGTCTCCTCACCCCGTGTGTGTGAGTGTCACCATCAGGTGAAGATTATTACCGACCTATGTACCAAGGAGAGCATCCCCTTTCTTAATGCCTCATATGAAGCCATGCACTCTACCCTCCCCATTCCTCTGTGGGTGATACCAGTTAAGGTTTCTTTTACACAGCTTGAGCAGTTACTTGACCAGCGTGAAGAAATCACTCACCAGCTCCAGAAGGTCGCTACCACCATTGTCCGAACTGGAATCATTGTCCTGATAATGACCCAGCGTGGTGAACTACTGAGAATTGCCCAAGAAGAGCACAACTTTACGGTGCATCATTGTTGGGACATTTTTAAAAGGGTGGTCCCCTAAAGCAAATGTTGTATTAAATCTTCTATTGCATCCTATTGTTATTTGTATTGTAGCTGTATGCTTGTTATTATGGATATGCTTTTTGTATCTGCGCATTCGGTCCCTCGCCCATCCGTATAACACCCAGCGTATGCGAACTGCTTAGGACGATTGCAAGTTAGACCTCAAATTTTTTGGTGTTGTGTCTCGCAATTGGGGGTTGGACtgtaatagtaagggctttgcttagtgctcatagcaagagttttgtatgcgGACTCCATAGTAGACCAGTGAAATAGCACATAGCTCTTTGCTCTGTGAGCGTGaccgaaccatgaacctagatagtacAATGTTGTAACACAGTGGAAcgtggtaaacaccaggtgtgttggatcacgactcatccccaaattcttagcttgaggTAACCAAATCCCTAGTTCAAGATAActttatttactccagactatataaactgtacattcttaagttacAGGGAGTTCCTCCCACTCTGGCAACAAATCTTGTGCGGAGCCCAGCACAGGCTATCGCATCCCAGGGATCGGGACACACCAGGGCCAAGAGAACTATGCAGGGTGGTGACTGCTGCCTAGAGCTGATGTGAAGTgatcatcctctctgctctgtcctattgcctgcctctgtgagtatccttaaataaagctttgcaagggtgagCACAACCGTGAGTACATCCTTTGTTCAAGCGCGGGGAATcctctgaacccagtagttcattctaagacagcAACAGCGATCATTGTctactggaatttactatccagtgcagggtggagaaagcaagcagtaaggcaaaagtcctggacttcaggaggaccaatttc
Coding sequences:
- the LOC132251652 gene encoding olfactory receptor 10A7-like; this encodes MTKERMPEGNHSALSEFILLGFSNFPHLQHLLFSVFFSTYLFTLAGNLLIIFLTHVDAALQTPMYFFLRNLSFLEICYTTVNIPNMLASLRTGDKRISFFGCATQTYFSFSFGGSECFLLASMAYDRYVAICNPLHYFVLLNKKTCNTLAAGSWLSGILICFGLTSMVFTLPFCRSNVINHYYCDIPPLLKLACVDTSLIEFCIFMLALIFIAFPFVLIFLSYVRIVSAILKIASTEGRKKAFSTCSSHLIVVILFYVSGCVIYLKPKADYSPDTNKFLSLLYTFLTPILNPIIYTLRNKEVKGAFWRLLGKRRLACIKEVLPCHCL